One part of the Eucalyptus grandis isolate ANBG69807.140 chromosome 10, ASM1654582v1, whole genome shotgun sequence genome encodes these proteins:
- the LOC104423421 gene encoding NAC domain-containing protein 90 has product MEEYPTGFRFYPTEEELISFYLHNQLHGLKQDKLHRVIPVLDIFDTEPWNLPQLAGELCREDREQWFFFAPMQEREARGGRPSRSMATGYWKATGSAGYVYSSDNEVIGVKKSMVFYVGKPPTGRKTQWKLNEYRAFELSPTITNSTSNNISIPKLRREFTLCRVYVVSGSSRAFDRRLPEVVARETTIQGGNGAASNEGGGCEDASSSGVVVANAGCSHPWETASLEEPIWDWEQLDWL; this is encoded by the exons ATGGAGGAGTACCCGACAGGTTTCAGGTTCTATCCAACCGAGGAAGAGCTCATTTCGTTCTACTTGCACAACCAGCTTCACGGCCTTAAGCAAGACAAGCTTCATCGTGTCATCCCAGTCCTCGACATTTTCGACACTGAGCCATGGAATCTCCCAC AGCTTGCGGGAGAGCTGTGCAGAGAAGATAGAGAGCAGTGGTTCTTCTTCGCGCCCATGCAGGAGAGGGAGGCAAGAGGAGGGAGGCCCAGCCGGAGCATGGCCACCGGCTACTGGAAGGCCACTGGGTCTGCCGGTTACGTCTACTCGTCTGACAACGAGGTGATCGGCGTGAAGAAGTCAATGGTTTTCTACGTGGGAAAACCTCCCACAGGAAGAAAAACCCAGTGGAAATTGAACGAGTacagggcttttgaactctcgCCGACCATTACCAATTCCACGAGCAACAATATTTCCATTCCTAAG CTAAGGCGTGAATTCACATTGTGCCGAGTGTATGTGGTGTCTGGGAGCTCTCGAGCATTTGATCGTCGGCTACCAGAAGTAGTGGCTAGAGAGACAACAATCCAGGGTGGCAACGGCGCTGCTAGCAACGAAGGCGGTGGATGTGAAGATGCATCATCATCAGGAGTAGTCGTAGCCAATGCAGGATGTTCCCATCCATGGGAGACAGCGAGTTTGGAAGAACCAATTTGGGATTGGGAGCAATTGGATTGGCTCTGA